One Fuerstiella marisgermanici DNA window includes the following coding sequences:
- a CDS encoding efflux RND transporter periplasmic adaptor subunit, with translation MNKTIPRSLRQQTVSRRGGAKGVAIAVVVLVLGVVAWRLPATQALIGDYLGKKEGEPNSKYILHKAEVGSFRITITENGTVDSSSNSTLTNSVEGSTTIISLVPEGSKVNAPVVAEVDGVVEFVDVESESEKTVLVRPEEGEPKTYTFPMGEFTELLVKDRQQIKKGEYIAGDMVCELDSSTLVEKEKQQQIDVTTARADLEKAETNLQIRETTNESVEAQARLAEKLAELDFTKYTAEGGEFRNQVEQLNGDIKALEETLAINQENYEKVRDQARRGYTNLNALEAARIEVTKQQILVSVKESELKLLQNFTWERTKSELEQMKEDTVRETTRAILEGKAAMAGLKADVQARKLTLSVEEEKLERTLRQIKACRLIAPQQGEVVYASQESRRSEPVVIEEGATVRERQAIINLPDLEKMKIDARIHESRISRVMLGQPVEISIDALPSTTFHGVLETISSVPVPGSWPNTDLKEYEAGIKITDRADTVRQLKPGMTAEIRIIVDDRQEDVLQIPVQSVLSIANKFFTYVAKGSEIERRELKVGDANDEYMEIIDGVAEGERVVMNPRTHFSREINELEVKLLGEQEDNRERTVIPNRSELGPGGGPGGRGAGRPGGGQGNRGEGKDGADKGNGQQAERPAGGGPPGGAGGAPDPSAIFARLDKNGDGSITKDESDMRGNFDKTDADGDGKITMEELKTAFSQR, from the coding sequence ATGAACAAGACTATTCCACGTTCGCTGCGACAACAGACTGTGTCACGGCGAGGCGGTGCGAAGGGCGTTGCGATTGCCGTTGTTGTACTGGTACTGGGCGTTGTGGCCTGGCGACTACCAGCCACGCAGGCACTGATCGGCGACTACCTTGGCAAAAAAGAAGGCGAGCCCAACAGTAAGTATATTCTGCATAAGGCCGAAGTCGGATCCTTCCGAATTACGATCACCGAAAACGGTACGGTCGACAGTTCCAGCAACTCCACGCTGACCAACAGTGTGGAAGGCTCGACCACCATTATTTCTTTGGTGCCTGAAGGCAGCAAAGTGAACGCACCGGTCGTCGCCGAAGTCGATGGCGTGGTCGAATTCGTCGACGTGGAATCAGAATCCGAAAAGACAGTTCTGGTTCGCCCGGAAGAAGGTGAACCGAAAACCTACACCTTCCCAATGGGCGAATTCACCGAGCTGTTGGTTAAGGACCGTCAGCAGATTAAGAAGGGCGAGTACATCGCCGGCGACATGGTCTGCGAACTCGATTCGTCGACGCTGGTGGAAAAAGAAAAGCAGCAGCAGATCGATGTCACGACAGCTCGAGCCGACCTGGAGAAAGCTGAAACGAACCTGCAGATCCGGGAGACTACCAACGAAAGCGTCGAAGCTCAGGCACGCTTGGCAGAAAAGCTCGCGGAGCTGGATTTCACAAAATACACGGCTGAGGGCGGCGAATTTAGGAATCAAGTAGAGCAGCTGAACGGTGACATCAAAGCGTTGGAAGAAACGCTGGCGATCAACCAGGAGAACTACGAAAAAGTACGCGACCAGGCTCGCCGCGGTTACACGAACCTGAACGCTCTGGAAGCGGCTCGTATCGAAGTCACCAAGCAACAGATTCTGGTGAGCGTTAAAGAGAGCGAACTGAAGCTTCTGCAAAACTTCACATGGGAACGCACCAAAAGCGAACTCGAGCAGATGAAGGAAGATACCGTTCGCGAAACCACGCGAGCGATCCTTGAAGGCAAGGCTGCGATGGCTGGGCTAAAGGCAGACGTCCAGGCTCGCAAGCTGACGCTGTCCGTCGAAGAGGAAAAGCTGGAGCGGACGTTGCGGCAAATCAAAGCCTGCCGGCTGATTGCACCTCAGCAGGGTGAAGTCGTTTATGCGTCGCAGGAAAGTCGCCGCAGCGAACCCGTGGTCATCGAAGAAGGTGCGACCGTTCGAGAACGCCAGGCGATTATTAATCTGCCGGACCTCGAGAAAATGAAAATCGACGCCCGAATTCACGAATCTCGCATTAGCCGCGTCATGCTTGGTCAGCCGGTCGAAATTTCGATTGACGCACTGCCCAGTACGACGTTCCACGGCGTGCTTGAAACGATTTCGTCTGTGCCGGTGCCGGGCAGCTGGCCCAACACGGACCTAAAAGAATACGAAGCCGGAATCAAGATCACAGACCGAGCTGATACCGTGCGGCAACTGAAGCCGGGCATGACGGCCGAGATTCGCATCATTGTGGACGACCGACAGGAAGACGTTCTGCAAATTCCGGTGCAGTCTGTGCTATCAATTGCGAATAAGTTCTTCACCTACGTAGCGAAGGGCAGCGAGATCGAACGCCGCGAATTGAAGGTCGGCGACGCCAACGACGAATACATGGAGATCATTGACGGCGTGGCAGAAGGCGAACGAGTCGTCATGAATCCTCGCACCCATTTCTCGCGTGAGATCAATGAACTGGAAGTCAAGCTGCTAGGCGAACAGGAAGACAACCGCGAACGCACCGTCATTCCGAATCGTAGCGAACTCGGACCAGGCGGTGGTCCCGGCGGACGGGGTGCCGGACGCCCGGGCGGCGGGCAAGGCAACCGTGGTGAAGGCAAGGACGGGGCAGACAAGGGCAACGGCCAGCAGGCCGAACGTCCCGCAGGTGGCGGACCGCCCGGTGGTGCTGGTGGAGCACCAGATCCTTCTGCGATCTTTGCTCGCCTGGACAAGAACGGTGACGGTTCCATCACGAAGGATGAAAGTGATATGCGGGGCAATTTTGATAAAACCGATGCCGATGGTGACGGAAAAATCACAATGGAAGAACTGAAGACTGCCTTCAGTCAGCGATAG
- a CDS encoding ABC transporter ATP-binding protein has product MPIVLQMNNVGRTFSTAAGELTILDNVNLQLSSGDAVALQGPSGCGKSTLLHIAGTLDKPTSGEVAILNENPWHLSAEKLAGFRNQHIGFVFQEHQLLPQCSVLENVLLPTLAGFDRDVKPLKKRAVELLEQVGLQDRSAHRPAALSGGERQRVAVCRALIHQPSLLLADEPTGNLDPATADTVGSLLLKMAAEHDAALLCVTHSNDLASHFPHVVQVENRTVAFSAVTN; this is encoded by the coding sequence ATGCCCATCGTCCTGCAAATGAACAACGTTGGCCGCACGTTTTCCACAGCCGCTGGCGAACTGACCATTCTGGATAACGTCAACCTGCAGCTTTCGTCCGGCGATGCGGTGGCGCTGCAGGGCCCGTCCGGATGTGGTAAGAGCACACTACTGCATATCGCAGGGACTCTGGACAAACCCACGTCCGGTGAAGTCGCCATTTTGAATGAGAACCCGTGGCACTTGTCGGCCGAAAAACTAGCCGGCTTTCGCAACCAGCATATCGGTTTCGTGTTTCAGGAACACCAGCTTCTGCCGCAGTGCAGCGTGCTGGAAAACGTGCTGCTGCCAACGCTGGCGGGTTTCGATCGCGACGTGAAGCCACTGAAGAAACGGGCCGTAGAGCTGCTTGAACAAGTCGGCCTGCAGGACCGGAGTGCTCACCGACCAGCGGCATTATCGGGCGGTGAACGCCAGCGAGTTGCCGTTTGCCGCGCGTTGATCCACCAGCCGTCTTTGCTGCTGGCCGACGAGCCCACAGGCAATCTGGATCCGGCGACGGCCGACACAGTGGGCTCGCTACTGCTGAAAATGGCGGCCGAACACGATGCGGCGTTGTTGTGCGTGACTCACAGCAACGACCTGGCCAGCCACTTTCCGCACGTGGTGCAGGTCGAGAACCGCACCGTGGCATTTTCCGCCGTGACCAACTGA
- a CDS encoding MBL fold metallo-hydrolase — protein sequence MKITFFGAAGEVTGSQHLIETDSRRILLDCGLFQGRDEETGPKNRVFHCKPRSLDAVILSHAHIDHCGNLPGLVKAGFEGSIYCTRATADIATMMLRDSAKIQREDAIYKAKKAKPGEPILEPLYTEENAREVAKMFEYIAFNEWEELADDVRIRFLHAGHILGSAITELEIKDKGEWRRIVFTGDLGRRGKPLLHDPECVERCDVVISESTYGNRVHPETGDVKGALQRIICDASRKQGKVIIPAFSLGRTQLLVYLLNELRNEDAMCRVPVYIDSPLATRLTEIYRDHQEGLDEEVQETLKIDDDIFSFDGLTYVRSRDESIALNRQKGPFVVISASGMCENGRVVHHLKNAVSDPNNTIMIIGFQARGTLGRQLVQQRDHVYIFGRRRELNANVETVNGLSAHADAEDFKWWFNELQKKGGCGHAFLVHGEEKPAAAMAELINDCCDHPPVIPQFGESFEV from the coding sequence ATGAAAATCACGTTTTTCGGGGCCGCTGGTGAAGTTACTGGCAGTCAGCATTTGATCGAGACTGATAGTCGCCGAATTTTGCTCGACTGCGGGCTCTTTCAGGGAAGAGACGAAGAAACCGGCCCCAAGAACCGTGTTTTTCACTGCAAACCCAGATCGCTCGACGCTGTAATTCTGTCTCACGCCCACATTGATCACTGCGGGAATCTCCCCGGTCTGGTCAAGGCGGGCTTCGAAGGCTCGATCTACTGCACGCGAGCCACCGCCGACATCGCCACGATGATGCTCCGCGACAGCGCCAAGATTCAGCGCGAAGACGCCATCTACAAAGCCAAGAAGGCAAAGCCCGGCGAACCGATCCTTGAGCCGCTGTATACAGAAGAGAACGCTCGTGAAGTGGCGAAGATGTTCGAATACATCGCCTTTAACGAATGGGAAGAGCTTGCCGACGATGTGCGCATTCGGTTTCTGCACGCCGGCCACATTCTGGGATCGGCCATCACCGAACTGGAAATCAAAGACAAGGGCGAATGGCGTCGCATCGTGTTTACCGGCGATTTGGGCCGACGCGGCAAGCCGCTGCTGCACGACCCGGAATGCGTCGAACGCTGTGATGTCGTCATCAGCGAATCGACCTACGGCAATCGCGTTCATCCGGAAACCGGCGACGTCAAAGGCGCGCTGCAGCGAATCATATGTGACGCGTCTCGCAAGCAGGGCAAGGTCATTATTCCCGCCTTCAGTCTGGGACGAACTCAGCTACTGGTCTACCTGCTGAACGAACTTCGTAACGAAGACGCGATGTGTCGAGTGCCCGTGTACATCGACAGCCCATTGGCGACGCGGCTGACAGAAATCTACCGCGACCATCAGGAAGGCCTGGACGAGGAAGTTCAGGAAACGCTAAAGATCGACGACGACATCTTTAGTTTCGACGGCCTAACGTACGTGCGATCTCGCGATGAGAGCATTGCATTGAATCGGCAGAAAGGTCCGTTCGTCGTCATTTCGGCCAGCGGCATGTGTGAAAACGGGCGAGTCGTGCATCACCTGAAGAACGCTGTCTCTGATCCAAACAACACAATCATGATCATCGGGTTCCAGGCGCGAGGAACTCTGGGCCGGCAACTGGTGCAGCAACGCGACCATGTGTACATTTTCGGACGCCGCCGCGAACTGAACGCGAACGTCGAAACCGTCAACGGTCTGTCAGCTCATGCGGACGCCGAAGACTTCAAGTGGTGGTTTAATGAGTTACAAAAAAAGGGGGGCTGCGGTCATGCATTCCTCGTTCACGGCGAAGAAAAGCCTGCGGCAGCAATGGCCGAATTGATCAACGACTGCTGCGATCACCCGCCAGTGATTCCACAGTTTGGTGAAAGTTTTGAGGTATAA
- a CDS encoding ABC transporter ATP-binding protein — translation MDFAAQVIDIQKHFDLGSVVVKALRGVSIDFPHGDFVAIMGSSGSGKSTLLNLLGALDRPTHGEYVIGGRPVSSISDDDLSAIRNEMIGFIFQSYNLIPQYTVVENIEVPLHYRTGYPTISAKDTKHIEELASMVGLADRLDHRPFQLSGGQQQRVAIARALVNDPQIILADEPTGNLDSATEAEIMDILLKLNAEGRTIIMVTHEPEVAKLAKRQIYMKDGLVAGEGVFPGREAEAPVEAAK, via the coding sequence ATGGACTTTGCCGCTCAGGTCATCGACATTCAAAAGCACTTTGACCTTGGTTCGGTCGTTGTGAAGGCGTTGCGTGGGGTGTCAATTGATTTCCCGCACGGCGACTTTGTCGCGATCATGGGGTCGTCGGGAAGCGGCAAGAGTACGCTGCTGAACTTGCTGGGCGCATTGGACCGACCAACTCATGGTGAGTACGTCATTGGGGGGCGACCGGTGTCGTCGATTTCTGACGACGACCTGTCTGCCATTCGCAACGAAATGATTGGGTTCATTTTCCAGTCGTACAACCTGATCCCTCAGTATACGGTCGTGGAAAACATCGAAGTGCCTCTGCACTACCGCACGGGCTACCCGACGATTTCGGCAAAAGACACGAAGCACATCGAAGAACTGGCCTCAATGGTCGGACTGGCCGACCGCCTGGACCATCGGCCGTTTCAGTTGTCAGGTGGACAGCAGCAGCGCGTGGCGATTGCACGAGCCCTCGTTAACGACCCGCAGATCATTCTGGCGGACGAACCGACCGGAAACCTCGACTCCGCCACAGAAGCGGAGATCATGGATATCCTCTTGAAACTGAACGCCGAGGGGCGCACCATCATTATGGTGACCCACGAACCTGAAGTTGCCAAACTCGCCAAGCGACAGATTTATATGAAGGACGGATTGGTCGCGGGCGAAGGCGTATTCCCGGGACGGGAAGCCGAAGCTCCAGTAGAAGCAGCGAAGTAG
- a CDS encoding TolC family protein — protein sequence MRISVTQSAWNRRIAGLLLAMMVLPAFSGCSRKFWREQAEGDTYRAISEKLTDERWQNPRMSLTPDKRSRFYDPYDPDKPPLPPDDPAAHQFMHCVDGKEHFKYWHATGDTVTVENPAWLEPYEVLLNSGNPVEGHELVEIPKVDLAAAVDLTYIHSREYQFQVEEVYLRALALTQQRFQLNTQFNLVPAGFGGANLSAGFPHNGGRNATLLNGLGVQQRLPAGGQFAVGVLNSITWRAGQGMGSAPSLGWSITQPLLNLAGRKVTLENLTQSERNLLYEVRDMARFRQVLFTNVANDYLRLQQSAQNIINAENNIRQIEQQIEVGRADDDREYRKLSVPLVDFPEDAEIPESLKDKVIYGDDFLTWLGVEITDEQKADLLAISDGSAFQAAAQELIQLRETETINLTVLQLVTRLNQQQNALKNSRRQLRDQLDAFKIRLGLPPNVELTIDDTFITPFELIDADLLAFVDKLNDFAKEQGPAMLPGSDVPGDVERSAPDFEQLKKYVATLVEIKDRITTELDQVKQDFVPVRDVLDATSPENLQPEKRLRAFGTVEERERVIHDVANDLRLYRLIAQKFEQISASLDIFNQTLQMESVDEVVKALDKDGDNLIAPSELPLDWNNLPSMSFQKITEKKTGEEFLGMVRDASMDMRERLVKIVAGLQVVQAGLRVEVIALNPFTLPGSDETPDLEEVVVIAINNRHDLMNARAAVMDSRRKVEIAANALMAKLDVTVGGQVDPDSGNNDSTNVTIDFKTPLNQVVARNVYNAALIDYQRDRRSYMSLEDSVKQSVRSSWRQLMVNKEQLEIDRQTVRISALQYDNVASGGGGGGGGNALNLLNALSSVLTAQNSLVSDWVSYESNRLNIFRDMGIMELDPNGVWEDEFYQLDDQPTSEDMPASSELFPELQSDTGLQSDATVTDPEPAIPVLPEIP from the coding sequence ATGAGAATTTCAGTCACACAATCGGCATGGAATCGCCGCATTGCAGGTTTGCTGCTGGCGATGATGGTGTTGCCCGCATTCAGCGGCTGCTCCCGCAAATTCTGGCGAGAACAGGCCGAGGGCGACACCTACCGCGCCATTTCAGAAAAGCTCACCGACGAACGCTGGCAAAATCCGCGGATGAGCCTGACTCCCGATAAGCGGAGCCGGTTTTACGATCCGTATGATCCAGACAAGCCGCCGCTGCCGCCCGACGATCCGGCCGCTCATCAGTTCATGCACTGCGTGGATGGCAAAGAACATTTCAAATACTGGCACGCCACGGGCGACACCGTGACAGTGGAAAATCCGGCGTGGCTGGAACCCTACGAAGTTTTGCTGAACAGCGGCAATCCAGTGGAAGGCCATGAGTTGGTCGAGATTCCAAAGGTCGATCTCGCCGCGGCTGTCGATCTGACCTACATCCACAGCCGCGAATATCAGTTTCAGGTAGAAGAGGTCTATCTGCGTGCTTTGGCGCTGACTCAGCAGCGATTTCAACTTAACACACAATTCAACCTCGTTCCTGCCGGTTTTGGCGGAGCGAATCTTTCGGCTGGCTTTCCACACAACGGCGGTAGGAATGCAACCCTGTTGAACGGCTTGGGCGTGCAACAGCGGCTGCCAGCCGGTGGACAATTTGCTGTCGGCGTGCTGAACTCCATCACATGGAGAGCAGGACAAGGCATGGGCTCGGCTCCATCACTCGGCTGGAGTATCACTCAGCCGTTACTGAATCTGGCGGGGCGAAAGGTGACTCTCGAAAATTTGACGCAGTCTGAACGTAATCTGCTCTACGAAGTTCGTGACATGGCGCGATTTCGGCAGGTTCTGTTTACGAACGTTGCCAACGATTACCTGCGCCTGCAGCAGTCAGCGCAGAACATTATCAACGCGGAAAACAACATCCGGCAGATCGAACAACAGATTGAAGTCGGAAGAGCGGATGATGATCGTGAATACCGAAAACTCTCGGTGCCCTTGGTCGACTTCCCGGAAGATGCCGAGATTCCCGAATCCCTCAAAGACAAAGTGATCTATGGGGACGACTTCCTGACGTGGCTCGGAGTGGAAATCACGGACGAGCAGAAAGCCGATCTCCTGGCGATTTCCGACGGAAGTGCGTTTCAGGCCGCCGCGCAGGAACTGATTCAGTTGCGAGAAACTGAGACCATTAACCTGACCGTTCTTCAGCTTGTGACACGACTGAATCAGCAGCAGAACGCTTTGAAGAACTCCAGACGGCAACTCAGGGACCAACTGGATGCGTTCAAAATTCGCCTCGGCCTGCCACCGAATGTCGAATTGACAATCGATGACACGTTTATCACACCGTTCGAACTGATCGACGCAGATCTACTGGCATTCGTTGACAAACTGAATGATTTCGCCAAAGAACAGGGGCCGGCGATGCTGCCGGGCAGTGACGTGCCTGGTGACGTCGAAAGATCCGCACCGGATTTTGAGCAGCTCAAAAAATACGTTGCCACGCTTGTCGAAATCAAAGATCGAATTACCACAGAACTGGACCAGGTGAAGCAAGACTTTGTACCTGTTCGTGATGTGCTCGATGCAACAAGTCCGGAGAATCTGCAACCGGAAAAACGGTTGCGAGCATTTGGAACTGTGGAAGAGCGTGAACGGGTGATCCACGATGTGGCCAACGACCTGCGACTGTACCGCCTGATCGCTCAAAAGTTTGAACAGATCTCCGCTTCATTGGATATCTTCAATCAAACACTGCAAATGGAGAGCGTCGATGAGGTCGTGAAGGCCCTCGACAAGGACGGCGACAACCTGATTGCGCCGAGCGAATTACCATTGGACTGGAACAACCTGCCCAGCATGAGCTTTCAGAAAATCACGGAGAAAAAAACGGGCGAAGAATTTCTGGGGATGGTCCGCGACGCCTCGATGGATATGCGGGAGCGACTGGTGAAGATCGTCGCTGGCCTGCAGGTTGTACAGGCTGGTTTAAGGGTGGAAGTGATTGCCTTGAACCCGTTCACGCTTCCTGGCAGCGACGAAACCCCCGATCTTGAAGAAGTCGTCGTGATTGCTATCAACAACCGACATGACCTCATGAACGCACGAGCCGCCGTCATGGACAGTCGACGGAAAGTAGAAATCGCGGCAAACGCCCTGATGGCGAAACTGGATGTCACAGTCGGCGGACAAGTCGACCCGGACAGCGGCAACAATGATTCGACGAATGTCACCATTGACTTCAAGACGCCACTTAACCAGGTTGTTGCCCGCAATGTCTACAACGCGGCACTAATCGACTATCAACGAGATCGCCGATCGTACATGTCGCTGGAAGACAGCGTGAAACAGAGCGTCCGCAGTAGTTGGCGGCAGCTCATGGTGAACAAAGAACAGTTGGAAATTGACCGGCAAACGGTCAGGATTTCGGCTTTGCAATACGACAATGTGGCCTCGGGCGGAGGAGGAGGGGGCGGCGGCAACGCCTTGAACCTGTTGAACGCCTTGAGTTCGGTCCTGACGGCTCAAAACTCACTTGTGAGCGATTGGGTAAGTTATGAGTCAAATCGTCTTAACATCTTCCGGGACATGGGTATCATGGAGCTAGATCCTAACGGCGTCTGGGAGGACGAATTCTACCAACTGGACGACCAACCTACCTCAGAAGACATGCCTGCGTCGTCTGAATTGTTCCCAGAATTGCAGTCGGATACTGGATTGCAATCTGATGCGACTGTGACGGATCCGGAACCTGCCATCCCTGTTTTGCCGGAGATCCCTTAG
- a CDS encoding DUF1501 domain-containing protein: MSLWNNYGMNRRHFMQHMATAAATIPAINFLSHVQANAATLKANKKSCILMWMGGGPPTIDMWDLKPGAKTGGEFNPIDTAVPGIQISEHMPETAKVFQDLSIVRSMSTREADHGRGRYYMHTGYVPNPTVVHPTFGSVVSYELGRKRTALQIPSFVSVGGGSGQAGFLGMSHAPFVVGTDGQINNAPTDEGRSRLKGRLEMLAVVEKNFIQSKRGELPEAHKDVYYNAVNLMQSPQMAAFDIDKANPQLGLEAESAEARKMYMGDGAGGGMGMGGANGFGQSLLMARRLVEVGVPFVEVNLGGWDLHNDVFNSLKNQRLPTLDRGMAALMKDLKQRGMLDDTVVVWMGEFGRTPRINQNVGRDHWAASWSNVIGGGGLKNGQVIGATNEDGTRVADGSKAYLPGDIWATVAYAMGIPLNTVHTSKRGRPMKLANGGTAISELIG, from the coding sequence ATGTCACTTTGGAACAACTACGGCATGAACCGCCGCCACTTTATGCAGCACATGGCGACGGCTGCCGCGACAATTCCTGCGATTAACTTTCTGTCTCATGTGCAGGCTAACGCGGCCACGCTGAAGGCTAACAAGAAATCCTGCATCCTGATGTGGATGGGCGGCGGGCCTCCTACGATCGACATGTGGGACCTAAAACCCGGCGCTAAAACCGGTGGTGAATTCAATCCGATCGACACGGCTGTACCTGGGATTCAGATCAGTGAACACATGCCGGAAACGGCCAAGGTTTTCCAGGACCTGTCGATCGTGCGTTCCATGAGTACTCGCGAAGCCGATCACGGCCGCGGTCGCTACTATATGCACACTGGCTATGTTCCTAATCCAACGGTCGTTCACCCGACCTTCGGTTCTGTTGTCAGCTACGAACTGGGCCGTAAACGGACCGCGTTGCAGATTCCATCGTTTGTGTCTGTTGGTGGCGGATCTGGTCAGGCGGGCTTCCTCGGGATGTCGCATGCTCCGTTCGTTGTTGGCACCGATGGTCAGATCAACAACGCTCCGACAGACGAAGGTCGCAGTCGACTGAAGGGCCGTCTGGAAATGCTGGCGGTCGTTGAGAAGAACTTCATTCAGTCGAAGCGGGGCGAGTTGCCGGAAGCTCATAAAGACGTCTATTACAACGCTGTGAATCTGATGCAGTCGCCGCAGATGGCCGCTTTTGATATCGACAAAGCCAACCCGCAGCTTGGGTTGGAAGCGGAATCGGCAGAAGCCAGAAAAATGTACATGGGCGATGGTGCCGGAGGCGGCATGGGCATGGGCGGAGCCAACGGGTTCGGCCAGAGTCTCCTGATGGCTCGCCGATTGGTGGAAGTTGGCGTGCCGTTTGTGGAAGTGAACCTCGGCGGTTGGGACCTTCACAACGATGTCTTCAACTCATTAAAGAATCAGCGGCTACCGACGCTGGACCGAGGCATGGCGGCTCTTATGAAAGACCTGAAGCAGCGTGGCATGCTGGACGACACGGTTGTTGTGTGGATGGGCGAATTTGGCCGCACACCTCGCATTAACCAGAACGTCGGTCGAGATCACTGGGCGGCTAGCTGGTCGAATGTTATCGGCGGCGGCGGTTTGAAAAACGGACAGGTCATCGGTGCCACCAACGAAGACGGAACTCGCGTGGCGGATGGTAGCAAGGCATACTTGCCTGGCGACATTTGGGCGACGGTTGCTTATGCGATGGGAATTCCGTTGAACACAGTTCACACGTCAAAACGAGGCCGACCAATGAAGCTGGCCAACGGCGGCACGGCGATTTCGGAACTGATCGGATAG
- a CDS encoding DUF1549 domain-containing protein — translation MKLMSKWIAIAVAATGTLLSFITSASYASDSSASDEGGASTLSVIEFVDAQIRQGYEDNEIEPSPRATDEEWVRRVYLDVVGRIPTLSEVKKFLADESPRKRGVLVDELLESPDYVRHFTAIWTNNCVGRGIPQGNNKPFSRAGMTKFFREVFAKNRPWDEVVVDLVTSEGHWEENGAVNYTLAQTQLPDEAVQLTAKTTKLFLGMQVQCTQCHNHPFNNWQQAQFWEFNSFFRQVRNINHQRANPTTGRREQQYREVVLQDFNGPVHYEKRSGLMQAALPKYFDKTIEPDAFDRRKEFARLLLENENGQTPLISKAFVNRTWSQFFGYGFTRPIDDMGPHNPASHPAVLDRLASEFVDVDYDVKKLVRWITTSEAYHLTSQFGEKNSIDKPSAGEMPLFSHMYIKSMQAEQLFDSLIAATNAHQAGSGGWDGQEEQRRRWMQQFVVAFDNDENDEATTFNGTIPQALMMMNSPLIETAVSAERGSFLFETFTRPGTDKEKMNDLYLAALSRKPSPIEVNNATKLIRGYRGNTAAAYQDLFWALLNSNEFILNH, via the coding sequence ATGAAATTGATGTCCAAATGGATTGCCATTGCCGTTGCCGCAACCGGCACCCTGCTGAGCTTCATCACGTCGGCTAGTTACGCGTCAGACAGTTCAGCCAGTGACGAAGGTGGTGCGTCGACTCTATCGGTGATTGAGTTCGTTGACGCTCAAATCCGCCAGGGTTACGAAGACAATGAGATCGAACCGTCTCCTCGAGCGACGGATGAAGAATGGGTGCGCCGCGTTTATCTGGACGTCGTCGGACGCATCCCGACGCTGTCGGAAGTGAAGAAGTTTCTGGCCGATGAAAGTCCTCGCAAGCGAGGTGTGTTGGTCGACGAGTTGTTGGAAAGCCCGGACTACGTACGGCACTTCACGGCGATCTGGACGAACAACTGCGTCGGTCGGGGAATCCCGCAAGGCAACAATAAGCCATTCAGTCGCGCTGGGATGACGAAGTTTTTTCGCGAAGTCTTTGCGAAGAATCGACCGTGGGACGAAGTGGTTGTCGATCTTGTGACCAGCGAAGGTCATTGGGAAGAAAATGGAGCCGTCAACTACACGTTGGCTCAGACGCAACTGCCTGACGAAGCCGTCCAGCTAACGGCTAAGACAACCAAGCTGTTTCTTGGGATGCAGGTTCAGTGCACTCAGTGCCACAACCATCCGTTTAATAATTGGCAGCAGGCTCAGTTCTGGGAGTTCAACAGCTTCTTCCGTCAGGTACGAAACATCAATCACCAGCGAGCTAACCCGACCACTGGTCGACGTGAGCAGCAATACCGCGAAGTCGTGCTGCAAGACTTCAATGGTCCCGTTCACTACGAAAAACGCAGCGGCCTGATGCAGGCAGCGTTGCCAAAATATTTTGACAAGACAATCGAACCTGACGCCTTCGATCGTCGCAAGGAATTCGCTCGACTACTGCTGGAGAACGAAAACGGTCAAACGCCGTTGATCTCGAAAGCGTTCGTAAACCGGACATGGAGTCAGTTTTTCGGTTACGGATTCACTCGACCGATTGACGACATGGGGCCTCACAATCCGGCATCGCATCCCGCTGTGCTGGATCGCCTGGCCTCTGAGTTTGTGGACGTCGACTACGATGTGAAGAAGCTTGTGCGGTGGATTACGACGTCGGAAGCCTATCACCTTACCAGCCAGTTCGGCGAGAAAAACAGCATCGACAAGCCTTCTGCTGGTGAGATGCCACTGTTCAGCCACATGTATATCAAGTCGATGCAGGCAGAACAGTTGTTCGATTCACTGATTGCCGCGACGAACGCTCACCAGGCCGGAAGCGGCGGTTGGGATGGCCAGGAGGAACAACGGCGCCGCTGGATGCAGCAGTTTGTGGTCGCGTTTGACAACGACGAAAACGACGAAGCGACCACGTTTAACGGCACAATCCCTCAGGCGCTGATGATGATGAACAGCCCATTGATCGAAACTGCGGTCAGTGCAGAACGAGGCAGTTTTCTGTTCGAAACATTTACGCGTCCTGGCACCGACAAAGAGAAGATGAACGATCTGTACCTGGCGGCTCTCAGTCGTAAACCGTCGCCGATTGAAGTTAACAATGCCACGAAACTGATTCGCGGATATCGAGGCAACACGGCAGCCGCGTATCAGGATCTGTTCTGGGCACTACTGAATTCGAATGAGTTCATTCTGAACCATTAG